The Triticum aestivum cultivar Chinese Spring chromosome 6D, IWGSC CS RefSeq v2.1, whole genome shotgun sequence genomic sequence ATTGTTTAGAGAAATGTGCTAAGAGATGCAGCTTCACTAAAATATAACTCTCATCTATCTTTTTTAATTGATGTGCCACGCCAATCTTTTACCTATGAACTGATGCTAAGAAACAACCATTGGGAGCACCCTTAGTTTTcccatggagaggcaacggaaaaTCATATTCAATCGGGGAGCCCGTCCTCTTGAGGAGACGCTACGCCTCTCCTGGCATATGTACGCAAATATGCACCAATGTAGTGCATATTCAATGGAGCCACCTAGCCAACCACCTTCCAAGGAGGAGTGTTTGTCGCCGTCGACAAAGAAGAGAGGACGTAGTGGCACTATCGGATGGATGAGAGTCTTCCCGCCAAACATCACCGCCATGGCTGTTGACGAGTCACCACACTCATATGGATATGGCCACCACCACCAAAGGTCAAGTTGTTCATACACATACGCATGTCGCCTCCGCGCCAAACCAATCGGCCCGAGACCACAAGCATGTAGAGCCTTCGACACACCATACCCAACAGACGACGACCAAGCTCCTGATCCAACGCAGGCGCCCCTACCAACATGAATAGATCCCGGGCCCGTCGCCACCGCCGGCATCTACCATCGGAGTCGGTGCCCAGCCATCGGAATCCTCCACCATCAACCGAATCCAGAAGATGATGCTCAAATCTGTCGGCACTAGCCACCGCCAATAAACACCGCGCCGCCCTCAGATGCACGCCTGCGCGACCAACACCAATTCCACTACCTAGGAGCCCTATCCCCGCCGTACGTGCTTGCCATCCATGGCCAGATCGATGCATAGGCCAAGGAACTCCCACGGTGCAATGGGTCAATCCCATCGCCGCAAACGACAGAGAAGGGAAAGAGGATATGGAGGAAGGGGCCGGCTAGGGTTAGCCCGAGCCACCCATGGAATGGCGCGGGCATTTTACCCTCTATGTTTCGTCATAAGTTCACAATGCTTGTTAAGTTACATTATATAAGCTATGAAGTCATGCAAATAATTTTCTTAAATATGTGTCTATGTTTATAACCTAGAAAGGACAAGATTATCCCTTGGCTTATCGATTTGACATGAATTTTCACGTTGAACTAAAACAGACACGACACTGTAAGCAACGAAAAAAGATAAATCCCGAATGTCAGATTTTAAAGATTTGGCCAAGCGTCCTCTTCACCGTTGGATTTTGAGAACACATCTTAAATCAGAAGACACAACCACGTCAGCGAACGAGATTGTTTGGGAAAAACAAAAGTCATCGTGAACACCTCCCCACTCCTGTGTTCCATTATCCATCCCCACAACCTCCTCTCAAGCCTCACGATCCCGAGTAGGTCGATGATGACCAGATGCCGACAAGACGAGTGGTAACCCAGGATCGCGAGAAGGTCGCTGGTGTGGGGGTGGTTGTCGGCACGGTTGTGCTCCAGGGACACCCGATGTCTCCGCCGCCACGTGCCATCTCCTCCGGCCGCCGCTAGGGATTTTGCAGCAGGTGACTCCGCTGCATCCTCCCACCGACTCCTCATTTGTGGAGGCCCCAATGCCGCGCACCCCCACCAGCTCTTTGGGTGACTGTGGACTTGCTCGAGAACAAGGGAGTGGGCGACACCGACGCGGGCGCTACACCTCCAAAATCCATGCCAAACTTAGCGACATGGTGTCTCCTTGACAACGAGGAAGCGGGCGGTGATGGTAGCTATGAGGCCGGCAGAGGCTCTGAATCAGCGGGGGGAGTAGATGTCAACTTTTACTGTGCTTTTGCTCCTAACAAACTTCACGCTATGTCTGTAGTTAGTTTCCTACCACCTTAGAGATAGCATTTTCATTTTCAGGAGCTCTATGTCATGATTTCATCAAATGAGGTTATCAGCATGTATGTgccaaattgtttttttttgttttgcttcaTCTACATGATTTTTTTCTGATCTGCTGTAATATCATGATCATGGAAAATATGTATATAGCTGTTGGAAAAGCTTGACAGTTTTATGTGTACATGATATTTTTGGTTCAACCTACGTCCATGTTGTCGGCATTAGTTTAGTTAATGTTTTGACATGCAAACTTAGATCTTTTTGCCATGGCAAACTTAACATGTGTTTGTGATACCATGGAAACTAATATATACACTTGTCATGTCAATTTAACATATTTTTTTATCATGGCAAATTGAGATGTGTTTCCAATGCAAGTTTGGAGTTTTCTCACACGCCATTCAACACTTGCCATGGAAAATTTTAAGATATGTTTTCATCGTGAGTTTAAATGTTTTTATTGTATGTTTTGACATGAAACTAAAATATACTTTCGCCATGGCAATTTAAGATgtgttttgccatggcaaattaagTTATGCTTCCCCGCAAGTTATGAGTTTATCACACACCATTTAACAGTTGCCATGGCAACTTTAAGACGTTGCCATGGCAAGTTCAAATGTTTTCCTCACACGCCAATTAAAAGACCATGATTTTTTTCCCATGACGAGTTTCCTTTTCtaaccatggcaaatttattttcaTGACCATGGCATTTTTATTGTTTGGACCATGGCAATATTTTTTATTAACCATGACAACTTTATTGTTTGCGCCATGGCATATTTCTTTTTCAACCATGGAAATTATTTCTTTTTGTTTCGACCATGGCTAGTTGTTTTTAACCATGGCAAAATAATATTATGGACCATGGAAAACTATTTCTATGACCATGGATTTTTTTTATTGTTTGAGCCATGGTAAATTCATACTTCATAAGGTGGCAAAAAAATGAACCATGACAACTTTATTGTTTGCAGCATGGTAGATTTTTTTTCAACCATGGcaattgttttctatttgtttggACCATGGCTACTTTTAGTTTTTTAGACCATGCCAAAGTTATATTATGtaccatggcaaatttatttcTATGGCCATGGAATTTTTATTGTTTGAACCATGGCAAATTCATACTTCATAACAtggcacaaaaaattatgaaccaTGGCAACTTTATTATTTCCACCATGGCATATTTCTTTTCCAACCATGGCAATTTTTCTGTTTGTTTGGACCATGGCTACTTTTTCTATTTTAGACCATGGCAAAATTATACTGTGGACCATGCCAATTTTTCTTATTTTCAAACATGGGAAACTCTTTTGTGTTTTACACCATCATGTCTACACCACCATGGAGACTTTTATCGCGCATATCGTTCCCAAATTCTGTTCTTGTTGTAACTTTTTAAAAAATATGACAAATCTGTTGAATAGAGCATGctaaaaaaattgtacaccatggaATGTTTTGGTAAAAAAAATCATGTGATTATTAAATGCATTATAGTTATTTGCCATGTTTCTAGAGAACATTTCTTCCTTAGTTTTTGTGCCATGTGAGTGATTTTACAACACACAATTAATCATGTTTTCATGGCAATTGTAGTTTTTCCATCTTGGCAATTCTTCTTGTTTTGTTTTCATAACATTTTTAATTTGTTGGATCATATTTATCATTGAAAATAATATTAAAACCTTGTTGGCATataattcttctttcttctttatAGTTTATCATGCCAATTTTCTGTAGGTGTTTTTTTAGAGGTCACCAAGTATTTTGATACAAAAGCCCAATAGTAAACGGCAGGCTCACTCAGCTGAATGGTGTTGGCGCGTTTCATTCGGTGGCAGGGGCCGCTCGCGTTGAAGTTATCGTTCGGCCAGGTGGCTTCCTCCTACCGAACGTTTCGTTCGCGCTGAGATGCGTGGGAATCGAACATCAATCAGTTATCCAAGTCCATAAACAAAGAGTTAATTACACTATTGATACATAAACTTGCACTCGATGTACAAATTCATGCATAAACTTGAAAAATGGCACAAATCGATTCTATAACTTCCATTCCGAATATGTTTCAGTACATTCGTTAACTCTCCGTTAAACACGACACGTGAACTGCACGTACATGTACTAGCCACTACACCACATGTTCTTATATGTTTATGTTAGAGATAGATATTATTTATATGTTTATGTTTATGTGCTGGCATTTGAACAAGTTTTATTTTCTTAATGTCGCTATCTTTTCTCTCGATTAAAAAATTGAAGTGATAACTTTTTTTAGGATTCAAACTGAAGACGTTGTGTCGCATGCATCAGACACTAGCCACGGCAACCTGCTACTTCTTGTTAATGTTAGAGATATATAGTTATTTATATTTTTTATCAGGAAAATTGATTTTGATCTAAGATGTGCATTGCACAGGTTTATTGTGTGAGTGGGTCTCTCATCACTGTTTTTCCCGGTCGGCCGGCTATCTGAAATTTCTGTGAGCTGTGAATGCTTTTGACATCGTTAAAAAAAACTAGAATTCAAATGGTTAGATGCTCATATGCACATGTTTTCACACAACAACTTTTGTCGAAGTGATAAGGCGTGAACCATAACAGCTCATATGCGAAAACTATACCTTTTTAGCGTTGAATAACACTTTTTTAAAACATGGACGAGGTGCGTTAGCGATATCTCAAACGAAATGATTGCTAGAACGGGCGACACCATTTGTCAGGTAGGtgattaaataaattatatttttaaactaaaattttgaattcaaatttgttTAAAATTTCAAATGAAAAAATACCCAAAAATTTGAGATTTTCTGGAAACCGGGTTTTTGGGTCCCTTCATAGAAAACCGAAATCAAGAAAAAAACCTTATTTCAAACCCCCTCTGCGGCACGTATATTGGCTTCTAATCAATTATTATGCTAAACAATATGAATTTTTAATAGAACAAAAAATAACGAAAAAAACCGTCTTCAAACCTCTGTGCAACGTGTATTTTGGCGTCAAATCAATTATTATTCTGAAAAGTAAATAGAATCGATCTCTACAATTAACACAAGCTACCAGGTGGTGTAGTGGCTAGCAAATGGTTCGGGCGACTCGTCACCCTTGGTTAGATTCAGGCTAGCCACGTTAATTTTTATTACGGTATGTTTTAGTTTCTTTCCTTGCAACTGACTTATGGGACCCACACGTAGGTAGGAGCATGGGCCAGCTGGCATGCAGTGTTTAACGGAGAGTTAACGGAAAACGTATCGAAAtgtacccaaaacgcaagttgttGGGTCAGTTTGTGTCATTTTTCAAGTTTATGTATGAATCTATACGTCGAGTGCAAGTTTATGTATGTGATTAACTCATAAACCGAAAATTCGTTTCTGATCTCGGGCTTAGATGGACCTGTTATCACGCTCGTCCGTGCACCTCGTGATCAGAGCCTCTTCGCGTATTTCCCGGCTGTATCCCAGGCGTATATCGCTAAATCATTTAAGGCACCTCCCTATTTATTGCTGTCTGTTGAGGCGATCGCCGTCTCGGCCCGTGAAATATGCCTACGGTGCAGGGATTTTTATGAGCCCACCTGGTCCGTCTGGCACGACGGATCCATATCAAACAGCCAATTACCCCAATCTCTTACCATATTTGTCTGCATCCTAATCCTCGCTCTGTTCTATATCCCCGTTCTTCTCCTGATTGTTCTGTACACGCGGCCATGCACCAATGACTGCAAGGCGAGTGTCTTTTTTGAGGGGACTGCAAGGCCAGTGTCAATCATATTCAACAGAAGTATCTCAACTGAATTCACGAGTATGATCATTGGGGAGATTCAGGTGAAGGGACGAGAGTTCAGGTCATTGAGTATTGTCCATGAAAATCTTGAATTATGTTGGGATGCTCACGGTCTAGTGAAACCTTCAGTTGGGATTACTAATAAAGTGGCAGATTATAGGAATCTGCGCGTAACAACAGTCATCCATCGCAAAAAACAATCCCCTCGAGGGCGAGACTGAGAGTAGTTGTATGAAGAACCCACCTGtcttcccgcaaaaaaagaaaagaaaagaacacaCCTGTCAACTGGATCATCAAGAACTCCGGGCCATCCTGCGCCTCGTCGGCCCTGATTTTACATATGCGCCGTCGCACAAAGTCGTCGCACCGAACGCTCTGGTGGCAGATGAGTTCCACCTCCCCGGCAATCTTCCACTACGCTCTACCAAATCGGGTTGTTTGGATAGGAGGAATATAGGAAACTAGATCTATATAAAACAGAAAAATTGTTTAACAGACTAAAAACACGTTTGGCTCTCCTAACTAATCCATAGATATGCAAAACTGGATTCCCATAAACCAGGAATTTCGGGGTTTTAGAAAAACGACTAATAGTCGTTTTTCTAAAAACGCGATATGTATATCTCTTGGCCTGTCCTGCGATTCATGACGCCCGTGACCGACGACAGCCGCCACAATGGTGTGCCGCACCTTGAGGCCGTCCTCCTCTAGCCGCCGGCCGTCGCTTCTACCGCGTCGTCCGTCTTGGTCGTTGTCGCCGCCGATTTCAGTTCCTTGAGCATTCGCGTACATGCGACTGCAGCCGGCGGGTAGCTAGCTTCTACATGGACATGTACGGCCGTCGTTTTGTGCGTTCTGCAGCCGGCCGATGTAATCGATCCAGAAGCTTGCTCTCGGCAGCTACGTTCTACATCTGCGTGCGTGTACACCCGTAATTTCATGCGTTCGGCAGCAGGCGGATCAAATTGATCCCGCACTTGCCTCGGTAGCTAGCTTCTACACGCGCATGTATGCGCCCGTCCGGCGAGATCGATGGGCCTGCTCTCCTGTACTTGTATACCTCGACTGAATGTGACGGAAGAATGAGAAGATCAGGAGAGAATAGGAATAGTCTGAATTGTTATCCTAATGAGGAACTGATGAACACACTTTCCAACCCAAACGTAGTCTTATATAAACTGattctcaacaacaacaaaaatagtaAAACAGGTTTTGCTAAAAATCAGGTAAAAATCGTTTTCTATAAACCAACGCCTAATACTTGCTATCCAAACAACGCCTAAGCTTGTGCAGCCATACTAATCCACTTGTCTGCACGTCATCTATACCACGGCCAAGGCTCAGATGAAAGCGAACGATCATGTGCCATGGATCAGAAGTTCAGAACCTAGGGAAGACGGCGCCATCAATCGATCGTTCAAATCAGCCTCTCACCCTACGCGCAAGGCCCACAGTAGCGCACTATTCATAACTGTATATAATCTGTATCTAGATTTTCCACGAACCAGACCTGCCATCTGACACCAGCTTTCCCCAATTCCTATACAACAATCAACGAACAGGATATCATGTGCATCTGAGCCTGGGCACCAAAACGCCCTGTCCCTCATAAACAACGTACATTCTGCTGTCCAAATTCTCTTCAAGATTGTGAGGACTTATCAGGCCCCATTCGAGGGTACATACTTATCCCTATGTATTGATGTTTTCCTTACTTAACTATTAAGTTTGTAACATGTGTTTTATCATTAGAGATGATGGATCTCTCGATTGTTCCATTTACCGGCCACCCATCGCGCTGTACGCTGTACTGCCTGTACGCGCCCCCATACGTCTCGTTCGTACACGTGACGTGGCAGCCATCCCTCAGCGTCCTGCCCGTGGGCCCACGCCCCGAGTCACCTACAATTATTCAGCGTACCCCTCCCGCTTGATTTTGTTTTCCGGCCTCCGCTTTATAAGCACGGGAATCCCCAGCCCCGGGTACGCACCGAGACGAGGCTCGCCTCGGCCAAATCATACTCAGCCAGGAGAGAAGAGCCCCCGTCCCCTTTCTCCTCCACCcagctcccgctcccgctcccgctcccgaGGAACTCCTCTGCCATGGCGCCCCCTCTCTCCTCCTGGCCATGGGCGAGCCTGGGCATATACAAGGCACGCACTGAGCACCTCCTTGTTCACCCTTATTACCGTGTCAATGTTTTCTTCCTTGACTGACATCGTCGCTGTGCTGCAACTGCATGATCGACGGACGGACGCGCGCAGTACTTCCTGCTGGGCCCGCTGGTGTGGAAGGTGGCGCAGGAGTGGGCGGAGCAGGGCGGCGCGCCGCTGGGCTCGCGGTGGCTGCacctgctgctgctcttctccgcCCGCGGGCTGACGTACCAGTTCTGGTTCTCCTACAGCAACATGCTcttcctcacccgccgccgccgcgtcgtccCCGACGGCGTCGACTTCCGCCAGGTCGACCACGAGTGGGACTGGTAAGCAcactcctctccccctcctcctcctcgagctcgcTCTCTCGCTCGATCCGCATGCGACCTGCATGCCGGTAGGTAACTCGGTAACAAGCTCCGGTAGTTCGCTGCGTTGCTCCCCGGGTTTTCCGGACTTCAACGCGAAGCGCGTGGGCACGAGTAAGAAGCCAAGCAGTATATTTATTTAAGTGCAGCACGACAGTTAGTTTATGACGCCATGAATGCAACTCCAACCTATAAACGGAGCATCTCTGCGTCAAGCCGTCCGGAATGTTTCTTGCGTCCGGAGTCTAGACTCCGTGGAGCCAAAGAGATGTTGGACACGTCGGGAGCTCCGGCAATTGCCATGGCACTCTCCAACCGCCATGACGTCTCCCGAGCTCCCTTTTCCCGGTCAATATGTCACGCCGCTGAAATCCTGAAACATTATATTGTTTGAACATTATTACGTCGGCACACACATTTCTGATAAGATGACCTGACAGCAACTAGTAAGCCGGTAAAATGGTGTACAGTATACTACTCCAGTAGTTTATCTTGTCAAAAATTTCGGAGGAATGATTTATTTTTTGTTGCTCTGCTGGACCCACCCGCAGGGATAACTTCCTGGTGCTGCAAACGCTGATTGGTGCGGCGCTGGTCAACGGCCCGCTGCCCCTCCCGGGACTGGAGGATCTCCGCGTGTGGGACCCGCGGGGGCTGGGCATCGCGCTGCTGCTGCATGTGGGCTTGTCAGAGCCCGTGTTCTACTGGGCCCACCGGGCCCTGCACGGGGCCCCGCTCTTCGGCCAGTACCACGCCGGGCACCACTCCACGCCGGTGACCCAGCCATTGACAGGTACGTACGTAACGTACGCGGTACGCGGCAGCGAAGCATGGTTGCAGGCAGGATCGCAGCCGCAGAGCCGAGCAGAGCTCCGGCCAACCCAACCCAACCAAACAGCCCCAGTGGCAAAAAAAAAGAAGAGACAAAGCATGTGTGCCCGTGCTGCATGGAGCCCCGTCTTTTTTCTCTGATTCGTGACATGCGCCAGACACCAGTACCAACCAAATTGCGCCACGATATTTTCCGTTGTAGGAGTATACGTTTTTACCATGGACACAGCCTTGCGGCATCAATAGTTACCGTGCATGGCAACAATGCAGCATCAAGTATTtccatatgtgaccaagttttctcGGTCTTGTTTGGTGGCAGCTGGATTCGGCACGCCGTTGGAGGCCCTGCTGCTGACGCTGACGACGGGGGTCCCGCTGGCAGGGGCCTTCCTGATGGGGGCTGGGTCCCTGGGCCTGGTCTACGTGCACCTCCTCACGTTCGACTATCTTCGGAGCATGGGGTACAGCAATGTAGAGGTCATCTCTCACAGGGTCTTCGAGGCTCTTCCCCCGCTCAGATACCTCATCTACACCCCGACGTGAGTCAAAATCATTTTCCTTTCGACAGTGTAACAAGTACGCAATTATTTGGCAGTAAAAGCAGTCATTCTTCACGCGTAGTAATTTCTTTTCATTGCCCCTCCTGGGGTCTGCATGTGACACTAGCCGCTATCCCTTGTTTCATACGATTTACAGTCAAGCTGATGCACTCACGTGTTTGTTTACATCCTTCTCTCAAGTGGTTGGAATGGAAATTAAGGTTGATCGCCGCGGTAGGATTTGATTGGTAGTGCTAATCCATGCATAATGTTTTGCTATATGCAGGTATCTGAGCCTGCACCACAGGGAGAAGGACTCCAACTTCTGCCTGTTCATGCCTCTCTTCGACCTCCTGGGCGGCACCCTAAACTCCAAGTCATGGGAGCTGCAGAAGGAGATCTACCAAGGTACGCAATGCCACTACTAATCACCCGAGGACCCCTACACTCATCAATTTTATTCTCGCACAGTAGCAACAGGAGTAGTAGTACGTGTACGAACGAACTAACTGGAGTATAGTAACATTAATGAggcatgcatatgcatgcatgtgTTGCCGTCTTGTGTTGGTCCCGCTCAGCACTTCATTAACCAACTAATCAAGCAATGGCGTGTGCTCCGCGAACTAATCATCACCAAGCAAAGCAACTAACGGCCGGACGTACGTTGGTTTGTGCGTACATGGTGCAGGGAAGAACGATCGGGTGCCGGAGTTCGTGTTCCTGGTGCACGTGGTGGACATCATGTCGTCGATGCACGTCCCGTTCGTGCTGCGCTCCATCTCATCGGTGCCGTTCGAGAACCACCTCATTCTGCTCCCCTTCTGGCCCGTGGCCCTGGTCTACGGGCTGCTCATGTGGTGCTGCTCCAAGACCTTCCTCGTCAGCTTCTACTACCTCCGCGGCCGCCTCCACCAGACCTGGAGCGTGCCCCGCCACGGCTTCCAGTACTTCATCCCGGCCGCCAAGGCCGGCATCAACCGCCAGATCGAGCTCGCCATCCTCCGCGCCGACAGGATGGGCGTCAAGGTCCTCAGCCTCGCCGCCCTCAACAAGGTACTCTACCGCGTGCATGTATGCACTGCACCATCCCTCCATTAATGAATGAAACCACATCTTCTTTTCATTAGGTGTTGGTCGCAAGTCTTTAGAGAAGATAGAGGCTACGGTGCAACCACCCCATGCCTCTTTGCTGCTGGCCTGTCCGTGTCTGGTTGGCCGGCGACCCGCAGCGGTAGTATGCAGCACAGTGCTCCGCCACTGCTAGTGCTAGGTAGGAGAGCGATGGTACTCAATCAGACGGGAGATCGATCGGTAGGGGTACTACAGCGGGAGCCGGGAGGCATGTGAGCGCATTCAAGAGCGGCAATGGCGAATGGCGGGCGGGCCTAGTCGGCGACGACGCAAAGCGCGCGGTGCATGGGAGAAGTAGTACTGTACCATACAGTTGAGATCGGGATCGGGAGGTCGGCCATGCAGAGGCACATTACTGTGTCGTTGGCAGGAATGCCATGCGCTAGCTAGCTGGTGGGTGGGGTGGCGCGGCAGCAACCAAAGGTGGCCAACTTGTCCTTGCCGTTCCCGCTTCCATGTGCCGGCGACAGCACTGCCGCTGCGAGTGGGCCACAGAGCCATCTATCCATCCATCGGTGGCCGGCCCGGCCGATCTGAGGCGTTTGCCGTGGACCGCTTTGGCACGGCTTCTTTATCCTGTCCTCGCGGCTCACGTGGCCCAATCGCGGCGCGCAATTTTAGTGgctggtgc encodes the following:
- the LOC123144080 gene encoding very-long-chain aldehyde decarbonylase GL1-2; this translates as MAPPLSSWPWASLGIYKYFLLGPLVWKVAQEWAEQGGAPLGSRWLHLLLLFSARGLTYQFWFSYSNMLFLTRRRRVVPDGVDFRQVDHEWDWDNFLVLQTLIGAALVNGPLPLPGLEDLRVWDPRGLGIALLLHVGLSEPVFYWAHRALHGAPLFGQYHAGHHSTPVTQPLTAGFGTPLEALLLTLTTGVPLAGAFLMGAGSLGLVYVHLLTFDYLRSMGYSNVEVISHRVFEALPPLRYLIYTPTYLSLHHREKDSNFCLFMPLFDLLGGTLNSKSWELQKEIYQGKNDRVPEFVFLVHVVDIMSSMHVPFVLRSISSVPFENHLILLPFWPVALVYGLLMWCCSKTFLVSFYYLRGRLHQTWSVPRHGFQYFIPAAKAGINRQIELAILRADRMGVKVLSLAALNKNEALNGGGTLFVDKHPDLRVRVVHGNTLTAAVILNEIPSNTKEVFLTGATSKLGRAIALYLCRKKIRVVMLTMSSERFLKIQREAPAEFQQYLVQVTKYQAAQNCKTWLVGKWLSPREQRWAPPGTHFHQFVVPPIIGFRRDCTYGKLAAMRLPKDVQGLGSCEYSMERGVVHACHAGGVVHFLEGWEHHEVGALDVDRIDVVWKAALKHGLTPV